A section of the Humulus lupulus chromosome 2, drHumLupu1.1, whole genome shotgun sequence genome encodes:
- the LOC133818311 gene encoding glucose-1-phosphate adenylyltransferase small subunit 2, chloroplastic, with protein sequence MASMAAVGALRIPSSSTSFSPSSSNGSTLSPRTRPRTLSFAFSHLSGDKISSIATPSRTRAASSSNRAPRIVSPKAVSDSQNSQTCLDPDASRSVLGIILGGGAGTRLYPLTKKRAKPAVPLGANYRLIDIPVSNCLNSNVSKIYVLTQFNSASLNRHLSRAYASNMGGYKNEGFVEVLAAQQSPENPNWFQGTADAVRQYLWLFEEHNVLEFLVLAGDHLYRMDYEKFIQAHRETDADITVAALPMDEQRATAFGLMKIDEEGRIIEFAEKPKGEQLKAMKVDTTILGLDDERAKEMPYIASMGIYVVSKDVMINLLRDQFPGANDFGSEVIPGATSMGLRVQAYLYDGYWEDIGTIEAFYNANLGITKKPVPDFSFYDRSSPIYTQPRYLPPSKMLDADVTDSVIGEGCVIKNCKIHHSVVGLRSCISEGAIIEDTLLMGADYYETDADRRFLAAKGGVPIGIGKNSHIKRAIIDKNARIGDNVKIVNTDNVQEAARETDGYFIKSGIVTVIKDALIPSGTVI encoded by the exons ATGGCGTCCATGGCAGCCGTTGGAGCTCTCAGAATTCCTTCTTCTTCaacttctttctctccttcttcgTCGAATGGCTCCACTCTCAGTCCCAGAACCAGACCTCGAACCCTCTCCTTCGCTTTTTCTCATCTCTCCGGCGATAAGATTTCCTCAATTGCCACTCCCAGCCGCACCAGAGCTGCTTCTTCCTCCAATAGAGCGCCCAGGATCGTCTCTCCCAAGGCGGTTTCGGATTCTCAGAATTCGCAGACATGTCTAGATCCCGATGCCAGCCGT AGTGTATTAGGCATTATTCTTGGTGGCGGAGCTGGGACTCGCCTCTACCCGCTGACGAAGAAGCGAGCGAAGCCTGCGGTTCCTCTCGGAGCGAACTACAGGTTGATTGATATTCCTGTGAGTAACTGCCTTAACAGCAACGTTTCGAAGATCTACGTTCTCACCCAATTCAATTCCGCTTCACTCAATCGCCATCTCTCTCGCGCTTATGCGAGTAACATGGGAGGTTACAAGAACGAAGGCTTTGTTGAAGTTCTTGCGGCTCAGCAGAGCCCCGAGAATCCCAACTGGTTCCAG GGGACGGCTGATGCGGTGAGACAGTACCTATGGCTCTTTGAGGAACATAATGTCTTAGAGTTTTTGGTTCTTGCCGGAGACCATTTGTATAGGATGGATTATGAGAAGTTTATTCAGGCACACAGAGAGACTGATGCGGATATCACTGTGGCTGCACTGCCAATGGATGAACAGCGAGCCACTGCTTTTGGTCTGATGAAGATCGATGAAGAAGGACGGATTATTGAATTTGCTGAGAAACCCAAAGGGGAGCAACTCAAAGCTATGAAG GTTGATACTACCATTTTGGGTCTTGATGATGAGAGAGCCAAGGAGATGCCTTACATTGCTAGTATGGGTATATATGTTGTCAGCAAAGATGTGATGATAAATCTGCTAAGGGATCAATTTCCCGGAGCCAATGATTTTGGTAGTGAAGTTATTCCAGGTGCAACATCCATGGGTCTGAGG GTACAAGCGTACCTGTATGATGGCTACTGGGAAGACATCGGTACTATTGAAGCTTTCTATAATGCGAACTTGGGAATAACCAAAAAACCTGTTCCAGACTTCAG TTTCTATGACCGGTCATCTCCAATCTACACCCAACCCCGGTATTTACCTCCATCCAAAATGCTTGATGCTGATGTCACGGACAGTGTTATTGGCGAGGGTTGTGTGATAAAG AACTGTAAAATTCATCATTCTGTTGTTGGGCTCCGATCTTGCATATCAGAGGGTGCAATCATTGAAGATACCTTATTGATGGGAGCAGACTACTATGAG ACGGATGCTGACAGGAGGTTTCTGGCTGCAAAAGGTGGCGTTCCAATTGGTATTGGGAAGAACTCTCACATCAAAAGAGCTATAATTGACAAGAATGCTCGTATTGGCGACAATGTGAAG ATCGTTAATACGGACAATGTTCAAGAAGCAGCTAGAGAAACTGATGGGTATTTCATAAAGAGTGGAATTGTGACGGTGATCAAGGATGCCTTGATTCCTAGTGGGACTGTAATCTAA